A genomic stretch from Oreochromis niloticus isolate F11D_XX linkage group LG11, O_niloticus_UMD_NMBU, whole genome shotgun sequence includes:
- the zdhhc11 gene encoding palmitoyltransferase ZDHHC11, whose protein sequence is MVAVASRKMNCFSQRFRRTAPMLGSSKNELVPSKPPRRNGWSWPPQAFQVVGWSVYSYLTIVSFGIYIPLLPLPWKHVAYTLMGIAFIVHLFAHIAALTIDPADDSVRAKQSYSTPTPLFDRTKQPHVIHNLHCYLCDVNVGPKVKHCGVCNKCVEDFDHHCKWLNTCVGGRNYRYFFLALCSATIGVFLLFVVVLFVFIQHYLDPYSLRTAPQFADVSGNTTWLMFLPLAPIKTSSAGLLILAFVTVMLSTACLLLLSHLLGFHLYLYHKGISTYDYVKLQRQKEAKKRDVEAGNGTRDAKTHKAPQNQEASVDCEPSLSQRSSSCKFDDKDPFTSRLSESICTELENFKKSADKENKFRYGTENPSENIERGIALRDINNWKPDNDEESQSATVKSVYSVPGVQDPLGSSIMTPDDI, encoded by the exons ATGGTCGCTGTCGCAAGTAGAAAG ATGAACTGCTTCAGTCAGAGGTTCAGACGGACAGCTCCCATGCTTGGCAGCAGCAAAAATGAGCTTGTCCCCTCCAAGCCTCCCAGAAGGAACGGATGGTCGTGGCCCCCTCAAGCCTTCCAGGTGGTTGGGTGGTCGGTGTACAGCTATCTCACCATAGTCAGCTTTGGTATCTATATCCCGCTTCTGCCCCTGCCGTGGAAACATGTGGCCTATACT ctgATGGGCATAGCGTTTATTGTGCACTTATTCGCACACATCGCAGCTCTCACTATAGATCCAGCAGATGACAGCGTGAGGGCCAAGCAGAGCTATTCCACGCCGACGCCTCTCTTTGACCGAACAAAGCAACCGCATGTTATCCACAACCTGCACTGTTATCTTTGTGATGTGAATGT TGGCCCCAAAGTAAAACACTGTGGTGTTTGCAACAAGTGTGTGGAAGACTTTGACCACCATTGCAAATGGCTGAACACCTGTGTGGGTGGAAGGAACTACCG GTACTTCTTCTTGGCACTGTGCTCAGCTACAATAGGCGTCTTTCTGCTTTTTGTGGTTGTGTTGTTCGTATTTATTCAGCATTACCTCGATCCGTACAGCTTACGGACTGCACCGCAGTTTGCCG ATGTGTCGGGGAATACTACCTGGCTGATGTTTTTGCCGTTAGCTCCCATAAAGACGAGTTCAGCTGGTCTCCTAATACTAGCCTTCGTAACAGTCATGCTGAGCACCGCCTGCCTGCTGCTGCTAAGCCATCTGCTGGGCTTCCACCTTTACCTCT ATCATAAAGGCATAAGCACGTATGATTATGTTAAGCTGCAGCGGCAAAAAGAAGCAAAGAAACGAGACGTCGAAGCAGGAAATGGTACTCGTGATGCAAAAACTCATAAGGCTCCACAG aaccAAGAGGCCTCAGTTGACTGTGAGCCATCATTGTCACAACGTTCAAG TTCTTGCAAATTTGATGATAAAGATCCGTTCACCAGCCGGCTTTCGGAGTCCATTTGCACAGAG ctGGAAAACTTTAAGAAATCAGCCGACAAAGAGAACAAATTCCGTTATGGTACAGAAAATCCCAGTGAAAATATAGAAA GGGGAATAGCTTTGAGGGACATCAACAACTGGAAGCCTGACAATGATGAAGAGTCTCAGAGTGCCACTGTGAAGTCTGTTTACAGTGTTCCTGGAGTGCAGGACCCTCTAGGCAGTTCAATCATGACTCCAGATGATATTTAA
- the tppp gene encoding tubulin polymerization-promoting protein isoform X1 produces the protein MGTAESTKRKEKLANQDTAQREPNSCTNMADQKDNIDDFKVQTAKHPNMTSAPLRPHSEHSKDRASKRLSTESNGTSDGGVGSSTPVEITALEESFRRFAIHGDTRATGKEMHGKNWSKLCKDCGVIDGKNITLTDVDIVFSKVKKKSCRTITFDEFKAALGELARKKYKDKTGEEAEAEVFQLIEGKSPVISGVTKAVASPTVSRLTDTTKFTGSHKERFDETGRGKGKAGRVDIVDTSGYVSGYKHQGSYEKKVTKPTAGRPV, from the exons ATGGGAACAGCTGAAAG cacaaagagaaaagaaaagttgGCTAATCAAGACACTGCACAGAGGGAACCAAATTCCTGCACAAACATGGCAGACCAGAA AGACAACATAGATGATTTTAAAGTCCAGACAGCTAAGCACCCCAATATGACTTCGGCCCCATTACGGCCGCATAGTGAACACTCTAAAGACCGGGCATCCAAGAGGCTTTCGACCGAGTCAAATGGGACTAGCGACGGTGGTGTCGGGTCATCTACACCGGTGGAGATTACTGCTTTGGAAGAATCATTTCGACGCTTCGCCATCCACGGTGACACTCGTGCTACCGGCAAGGAGATGCACGGCAAGAACTGGTCCAAGCTCTGCAAGGACTGCGGCGTGATCGACGGCAAGAACATCACCCTCACTGACGTGGACATCGTCTTCAGCAAAGTCAA GAAGAAATCCTGTCGCACCATCACATTCGATGAGTTCAAGGCTGCGCTTGGAGAGCTGGCCAGGAAGAAGTATAAAGACAAGACTGGAGAGGAGGCTGAGGCAGAGGTGTTCCAGCTGATCGAGGGGAAGTCACCAGTCATTTCAGGAGTCACA AAAGCCGTCGCTTCCCCAACAGTCAGTCGTCTTACGGACACCACCAAGTTTACAGGGTCGCACAAGGAGCGATTTGACGAAACCGGCCGAGGGAAGGGTAAGGCGGGACGAGTAGACATAGTTGACACTTCTGGATACGTTTCGGGATACAAGCACCAAGGGTCGTATGAAAAGAAGGTGACCAAACCCACTGCGGGCAGACCCGTGTGA
- the tppp gene encoding tubulin polymerization-promoting protein isoform X2 → MADQKDNIDDFKVQTAKHPNMTSAPLRPHSEHSKDRASKRLSTESNGTSDGGVGSSTPVEITALEESFRRFAIHGDTRATGKEMHGKNWSKLCKDCGVIDGKNITLTDVDIVFSKVKKKSCRTITFDEFKAALGELARKKYKDKTGEEAEAEVFQLIEGKSPVISGVTKAVASPTVSRLTDTTKFTGSHKERFDETGRGKGKAGRVDIVDTSGYVSGYKHQGSYEKKVTKPTAGRPV, encoded by the exons ATGGCAGACCAGAA AGACAACATAGATGATTTTAAAGTCCAGACAGCTAAGCACCCCAATATGACTTCGGCCCCATTACGGCCGCATAGTGAACACTCTAAAGACCGGGCATCCAAGAGGCTTTCGACCGAGTCAAATGGGACTAGCGACGGTGGTGTCGGGTCATCTACACCGGTGGAGATTACTGCTTTGGAAGAATCATTTCGACGCTTCGCCATCCACGGTGACACTCGTGCTACCGGCAAGGAGATGCACGGCAAGAACTGGTCCAAGCTCTGCAAGGACTGCGGCGTGATCGACGGCAAGAACATCACCCTCACTGACGTGGACATCGTCTTCAGCAAAGTCAA GAAGAAATCCTGTCGCACCATCACATTCGATGAGTTCAAGGCTGCGCTTGGAGAGCTGGCCAGGAAGAAGTATAAAGACAAGACTGGAGAGGAGGCTGAGGCAGAGGTGTTCCAGCTGATCGAGGGGAAGTCACCAGTCATTTCAGGAGTCACA AAAGCCGTCGCTTCCCCAACAGTCAGTCGTCTTACGGACACCACCAAGTTTACAGGGTCGCACAAGGAGCGATTTGACGAAACCGGCCGAGGGAAGGGTAAGGCGGGACGAGTAGACATAGTTGACACTTCTGGATACGTTTCGGGATACAAGCACCAAGGGTCGTATGAAAAGAAGGTGACCAAACCCACTGCGGGCAGACCCGTGTGA
- the cep72 gene encoding centrosomal protein of 72 kDa isoform X2 has protein sequence MLQRLILYYNCIPSLEEVKVLFELPSLKELDLRLNPLAKNNPQYRLYLVHAMPSLRKLDSCSVRDAERKSALMQFSSELLPQQMSSSLNLIDDRRSSDRRPALTDRLTKSLSVLTDTRDIELNFVATNDGEQSEAVSDSFHNEADGFKEKVSEDFREQRSSTPKQETAKSILRYPLTKNDNSESKGSKMKDLSHQKSCTLIKVPERPKVSFGPYIEQHRPAHGNPKQKDSPKQTRHPAKGHFTPNPDESLHHSSSFINIRPPSPRRPGFNLSDPSNPILHPPRLTYSSFNKTDGSSSQPVQAEKKKKGSYRKPLEMLLNLVDKHWTGERSLHQNNNFLSQAVQILSMMESDISSRETEVRTLRREADALRFQAAAREEEHKTEVHNLSAQLEEARRAVGKLNEQLRIVLEENVALQKQLIKLERQYLKSMMKSSPVTQIREAQAEVEELKKEIEGLRKKVQEAEKVKELSDMLQESHRSLVATNECLLAELKGSGEH, from the exons atgctaCAGAGGCTGATCCTCTACTATAACTGCATACCTTCTCTTGAAGAAGTGAAAGTACTGTTTGAGCTGCCATCGTTAAAAGAGTTGGACCTCAGGCTCAACCCTCTGGCCAAAAATAATCCACAGTACCGCCTTTATTTGGTGCATGCCATGCCCAGCCTGCGCAAGCTAG ATAGCTGTTCAGTCAGAGATGCTGAGCGTAAATCTGCCTTGATGCAGTTCTCTTCTGAACTTCTTCCTCAGCAGATGAGCTCCTCTTTGAATCTGATTGATGATCGAAG AAGCAGTGATCGCAGACCAGCTTTAACTGACCGCTTAACCAAGAGCCTTTCTGTCCTGACCGACACTCGTGATATTGAGCTGAACTTTGTTGCCACAAATGATGGAGAGCAAAGTGAAGCTGTCTCTGACTCATTTCACAACGAGGCCGATG GTTTCAAAGAGAAAGTTTCTGAAGATTTTAGAGAACAGAGGAGCTCAACTCCCAAACAG GAAACTGCTAAATCCATCCTCAGGTATCCACTCACTAAAAATG ATAACAGTGAGTCCAAAGGGTCAAAGATGAAAGACCTGTCTCATCAAAAAAGCTGCAccttaataaaagtgcctgaaAGGCCAAAAGTGTCCTTTGGCCCCTACATAGAGCAACACAGACCTGCTCATGGAAACCCAAAGCAAAAGGACTCTCCCAAACAAACCAGACATCCAGCTAAAGGGCATTTTACCCCAAATCCAG ATGAAAGCCTCCATCACAGTTCCTCATTTATTAATATCCGGCCTCCCAGTCCACGACGTCCtggtttcaatctgtctgaccctTCTAACCCCATCTTGCATCCTCCACGACTAACCTACTCGAGCTTCAACAAAACAGATGGGAGCTCCAGCCAGCCTGTGCAagctgagaagaaaaaaaag GGTAGTTATAGGAAACCCCTGGAGATGCTCCTCAACCTCGTGGACAAACACTGGACAGGGGAGAGGTCACTGCATCAAAACAACAACTTCCTGT CTCAGGCAGTCCAGATCCTCTCCATGATGGAAAGCGATATTTCCAGTCGGGAAACTGAGGTCAGGACCTTACGGCGGGAAGCGGATGCACTTCGCTTTCAAGCGGCAGCACGAGAGGAAGAGCATAAAACTGAAGTGCACAACCTCTCCGCTCAGCTGGAGGAAGCTCGGAGAGCGGTG GGCAAACTGAACGAGCAGCTGAGGATCGTTTTAGAGGAAAACGTTGCTCTGCAGAAGCAGCTCATCAAGTTAGAACGCCAATATCTGAAGTCTATGATGAAAAGCTCACCTGTTACTCAGATCAGAG AAGCTCAGGCCGAAGTAGAGGAGCTGAAGAAAGAGATCGAGGGGCTGAGGAAGAAAGTGCAGGAAGCTGAGAAAGTCAAAGAACTTTCAGATATGCTGCAAGAAAGCCACAG GTCTCTGGTGGCTACAAATGAATGCTTGTTAGCAGAGCTGAAGGGAAGTGGGGAACATTAA
- the cep72 gene encoding centrosomal protein of 72 kDa isoform X1 produces the protein MAAKCLTILTEQWIRERLRLKHPRLGDVRTLSLPGTYEEKIRHLGNGLNNFIRLKSLDLSCNALVSVEGVQHLKMLQRLILYYNCIPSLEEVKVLFELPSLKELDLRLNPLAKNNPQYRLYLVHAMPSLRKLDSCSVRDAERKSALMQFSSELLPQQMSSSLNLIDDRRSSDRRPALTDRLTKSLSVLTDTRDIELNFVATNDGEQSEAVSDSFHNEADGFKEKVSEDFREQRSSTPKQETAKSILRYPLTKNDNSESKGSKMKDLSHQKSCTLIKVPERPKVSFGPYIEQHRPAHGNPKQKDSPKQTRHPAKGHFTPNPDESLHHSSSFINIRPPSPRRPGFNLSDPSNPILHPPRLTYSSFNKTDGSSSQPVQAEKKKKGSYRKPLEMLLNLVDKHWTGERSLHQNNNFLSQAVQILSMMESDISSRETEVRTLRREADALRFQAAAREEEHKTEVHNLSAQLEEARRAVGKLNEQLRIVLEENVALQKQLIKLERQYLKSMMKSSPVTQIREAQAEVEELKKEIEGLRKKVQEAEKVKELSDMLQESHRSLVATNECLLAELKGSGEH, from the exons ATGGCGGCGAAGTGTTTGACAATACTAACAGAGCAGTGGATACGTGAAAGATTAAGGCTAAAACACCCGCGTCTCG GCGACGTGCGGACATTGAGCCTTCCGGGGACATATGAGGAGAAGATCAGACACCTGGGAAATGGTCTGAATAACTTTATCCGTCTGAAATCTCTGGATCTCTCCTGTAATGCACTCGTTTCAGTTGAG GGTgtgcaacatttaaaaatgctaCAGAGGCTGATCCTCTACTATAACTGCATACCTTCTCTTGAAGAAGTGAAAGTACTGTTTGAGCTGCCATCGTTAAAAGAGTTGGACCTCAGGCTCAACCCTCTGGCCAAAAATAATCCACAGTACCGCCTTTATTTGGTGCATGCCATGCCCAGCCTGCGCAAGCTAG ATAGCTGTTCAGTCAGAGATGCTGAGCGTAAATCTGCCTTGATGCAGTTCTCTTCTGAACTTCTTCCTCAGCAGATGAGCTCCTCTTTGAATCTGATTGATGATCGAAG AAGCAGTGATCGCAGACCAGCTTTAACTGACCGCTTAACCAAGAGCCTTTCTGTCCTGACCGACACTCGTGATATTGAGCTGAACTTTGTTGCCACAAATGATGGAGAGCAAAGTGAAGCTGTCTCTGACTCATTTCACAACGAGGCCGATG GTTTCAAAGAGAAAGTTTCTGAAGATTTTAGAGAACAGAGGAGCTCAACTCCCAAACAG GAAACTGCTAAATCCATCCTCAGGTATCCACTCACTAAAAATG ATAACAGTGAGTCCAAAGGGTCAAAGATGAAAGACCTGTCTCATCAAAAAAGCTGCAccttaataaaagtgcctgaaAGGCCAAAAGTGTCCTTTGGCCCCTACATAGAGCAACACAGACCTGCTCATGGAAACCCAAAGCAAAAGGACTCTCCCAAACAAACCAGACATCCAGCTAAAGGGCATTTTACCCCAAATCCAG ATGAAAGCCTCCATCACAGTTCCTCATTTATTAATATCCGGCCTCCCAGTCCACGACGTCCtggtttcaatctgtctgaccctTCTAACCCCATCTTGCATCCTCCACGACTAACCTACTCGAGCTTCAACAAAACAGATGGGAGCTCCAGCCAGCCTGTGCAagctgagaagaaaaaaaag GGTAGTTATAGGAAACCCCTGGAGATGCTCCTCAACCTCGTGGACAAACACTGGACAGGGGAGAGGTCACTGCATCAAAACAACAACTTCCTGT CTCAGGCAGTCCAGATCCTCTCCATGATGGAAAGCGATATTTCCAGTCGGGAAACTGAGGTCAGGACCTTACGGCGGGAAGCGGATGCACTTCGCTTTCAAGCGGCAGCACGAGAGGAAGAGCATAAAACTGAAGTGCACAACCTCTCCGCTCAGCTGGAGGAAGCTCGGAGAGCGGTG GGCAAACTGAACGAGCAGCTGAGGATCGTTTTAGAGGAAAACGTTGCTCTGCAGAAGCAGCTCATCAAGTTAGAACGCCAATATCTGAAGTCTATGATGAAAAGCTCACCTGTTACTCAGATCAGAG AAGCTCAGGCCGAAGTAGAGGAGCTGAAGAAAGAGATCGAGGGGCTGAGGAAGAAAGTGCAGGAAGCTGAGAAAGTCAAAGAACTTTCAGATATGCTGCAAGAAAGCCACAG GTCTCTGGTGGCTACAAATGAATGCTTGTTAGCAGAGCTGAAGGGAAGTGGGGAACATTAA